GAGCATAGCGTGAATATTTGTGGCGATCATGTACACAGCTACGAGTACGAGTAGTGTGGAGAACGCGGCCCTCAGCGTCTTGGCCGGGACCCTTGTGGCTAGACTAGAGCCAACGACGCCTCCGATAGACCCGCCCAGGGTGAAGAGGGCTGTCACAAGCGGGTCTAGCGGCCTCCCCTGCGCGTAGTAGCTCACTAGCCCGGCGACACCGTTAACGA
The window above is part of the Pyrodictium abyssi genome. Proteins encoded here:
- a CDS encoding TSUP family transporter, with the translated sequence MLGFITGVASGFFGAGGGFLIVPALVCGAGLEMREAIGTSLSIIFVNGVAGLVSYYAQGRPLDPLVTALFTLGGSIGGVVGSSLATRVPAKTLRAAFSTLLVLVAVYMIATNIHAMLH